One Malania oleifera isolate guangnan ecotype guangnan chromosome 10, ASM2987363v1, whole genome shotgun sequence genomic region harbors:
- the LOC131166051 gene encoding beta-amyrin 28-monooxygenase-like: MTTNLMQVSDMELLFLSLLLLLALFLSLSLRIFATKLQQLPGGNHNNDNLPPGNMGWPVVGEKLITHRMMMKNHPPKKVFKTSLQLGEPTAVPCSATGNKSLWWPRSVGKANPSSLQTWTKGESIKEHVRVYPLGNRFTLTMACKVLLSIEDPNDHIAKIWGPIHVLGAGVILIPVNFPRTAYNRAIKVAEMIRKELKAIMKERKIMELVGKQEDILSHMLTTKDENDEIVKEKWDTADSTLGLLIGRHHSTASAATTFIINYLQAELPHVD; this comes from the coding sequence ATGACTACCAACCTCATGCAAGTCAGTGACATGGAACTCTtgtttctctcccttctcctcCTCCTAGccctcttcctctccctctccctccgAATCTTCGCCACCAAACTCCAACAACTTCCCGGCGGCAACCACAACAACGACAACCTTCCGCCGGGGAACATGGGTTGGCCCGTCGTCGGCGAAAAGCTCATCACCCATAGAATGATGATGAAAAACCACCCTCCCAAAAAAGTCTTCAAGACTTCCCTTCAGCTCGGAGAACCCACCGCCGTCCCTTGTAGCGCCACTGGCAACAAATCGTTGTGGTGGCCGCGCTCCGTCGGGAAGGCCAACCCATCCTCTCTCCAAACTTGGACCAAAGGTGAATCCATTAAAGAACATGTCAGGGTTTATCCACTAGGCAACAGATTCACTTTGACCATGGCTTGTAAAGTGTTGTTGAGCATTGAAGACCCAAATGATCACATAGCTAAAATTTGGGGCCCAATTCATGTGTTGGGCGCTGGAGTGATTTTGATTCCGGTGAACTTTCCCAGGACGGCATATAACAGGGCGATAAAGGTGGCGGAAATGATAAGAAAGGAGCTGAAGGCCATAATGAAGGAGAGAAAAATAATGGAATTGGTGGGGAAGCAGGAGGATATATTATCACACATGCTCACCACAAAGGATGAAAACGATGAGATTGTGAAGGAGAAATGGGACACTGCAGATTCAACACTAGGGCTGCTAATTGGGAGGCATCACAGTACTGCCAGCGCTGCCACTACTTTCATCATCAACTATCTGCAGGCTGAACTCCCCCACGTCGACTAG